One window of the Populus nigra chromosome 4, ddPopNigr1.1, whole genome shotgun sequence genome contains the following:
- the LOC133692285 gene encoding ABC transporter C family member 5, with protein MGIVFLLNNISSESTNRVLKAIQGLPTLELASICVNLTLFIVSLFIISARQIFVCVGRVRILKDDSTVPNPTPIRRSSVDGEIRDVKIGTGFKLCLFCCFYVLLLQFLVLGFDGVALIREAVKGNDVDWSEICVPAAQGLAWFVLSFSALQCKFKLSEKFPVLLRVWWFFSFLICLCTLYVDGSSFFTEGSKHLSSHVVANFAATPALAFLCFVAFRGVTGIQVCRNSDLQEPLLLEEEAGCLKVTPYSDAGLFSLVTLSWLNPLLSIGAKRPLELKDIPLLAPKDRAKTNYKILNSNWERRKAENPSKQPSLAWAILKSFWKEAACNAIFALLNTFVSYVGPYMISYFVDYLGGKETFPHEGYILAGIFFSAKLVETLTTRQWYLGVDILGMQVRSALTAMVYRKGLKLSSLAKQNHTSGEVVNYMAIDVQRIGDYSWYLHDIWMLPLQIVLALAILYKNVGIASFATLIATIISIVITIPVARIQEDYQDKLMAAKDERMRKTSECLRNMRILKLQAWEDRYRVKLEEMRGVEFRWLRKALYSQAFITFIFWSSPIFVSAVTFGTSILLGDQLTAGSVLSALATFRILQEPLRNFPDLVSMMAQTKVSLDRISGFLQEEELQEDATIVLPRSITNLAIEIKDAAFCWDPSSSSRLTLSGIQMKVERGMRVAVCGVVGSGKSSFLSCILGEIPKISGEVRICGTAAYVSQSAWIQSGNIEENIIFGSPMDKAKYKNVINACSLKKDLELFSHGDQTIIGDRGINLSGGQKQRVQLARALYQDADIYLLDDPFSAVDAHTGSELFKEYILTALASKTVVFVTHQVEFLPAADLILVLKEGRIIQAGKYDELLQAGTDFNTLVSAHNEAIGAMDILNHSSDESDENLLLDGSATLHKKCNASECSIESLAKEVQESASASDQKAIKEKKKGKRSRKKQLVQEEERVRGRVNMKVYLSYMAAAYKGLLIPLIILAQASFQFLQIASNWWMAWANPQMEGGQPRVSPMVLLGVYMALAFGSSWFIFVRAVLVATFGLAAAQKLFLKMLRSVFRAPMSFFDSTPAGRILNRVSIDQSVVDLDIPFRLGGFASTTIQLFGIVGVMTKVTWQVLLLVVPMAVACFWMQKYYMASSRELVRIVSIQKSPIIHLFGETIAGAATIRGFGQEKRFLKRNLYLLDCFARPFFCSLAAIEWLCLRMELLSTFVFAFCMVLLVSFPQGSIDPSMAGLAVTYGLNLNARLSRWILSFCKLENKIISIERIYQYSQLPGEAPPVIEDSRPPSSWPENGTIDLIDLKVRYGENLPMVLHGISCTFPGGNKIGIVGRTGSGKSTLIQALFRLIEPASGRIIIDNIDISSIGLHDLRSRLSIIPQDPTLFEGTIRGNLDPLEEHSDQEIWQALDKSQLGQIVRQKEQKLDSLVVENGDNWSVGQRQLVALGRALLKQARILVLDEATASVDTATDNLIQKIIRTEFKNCTVCTIAHRIPTVIDSDLVLVLSDGLVAEFDTPTRLLEDKSSMFLKLVTEYSSRSSGIPDF; from the exons ATGGGTATCGTTTTCTTGCTTAATAATATCAGCTCAGAATCAACCAACCGCGTTTTGAAGGCAATTCAAGGCCTGCCCACGTTGGAACTCGCCTCCATTTGTGTGAATTTGACACTTTTTATCGTGTCTCTCTTCATTATCTCTGCAAGGCAGATATTTGTCTGTGTTGGCAGAGTTAGAATCCTTAAGGATGATTCTACAGTTCCCAATCCGACTCCAATTCGAAGGTCTAGTGTAGACGGAGAGATTCGTGATGTTAAAATCGGTACGGGTTTTAAGTTGTGTCTGTTTTGTTGTTTCTATGTTTTGCTCTTGCAATTCTTGGTGTTGGGGTTTGATGGAGTTGCTCTGATTAGAGAGGCTGTTAAGGGGAACGATGTGGATTGGTCTGAGATTTGTGTACCTGCTGCACAAGGTTTGGCTTGGTTTGTCTTGAGCTTTTCAGCTCTTCAATGTAAATTTAAGCTGTCTGAGAAATTTCCTGTCTTGTTGAGGGTGTGGTGGTTTTTCTCATTTTTGATATGTTTGTGTACCTTGTATGTTGACGGGAGCAGTTTTTTTACTGAAGGTTCAAAGCATTTGAGTTCTCATGTTGTGGCGAATTTTGCTGCAACCCCAGCTCTTGCTTTTCTATGTTTTGTTGCATTCAGAGGTGTTACTGGTATACAAGTTTGTAGGAACTCTGACCTTCAGGAGCCATTGCTTCTTGAAGAAGAGGCAGGGTGTCTTAAGGTCACTCCTTATAGCGATGCTGGGCTATTCAGCTTAGTAACCCTTTCTTGGTTAAACCCCCTTCTTTCTATTGGCGCAAAGAGACCGCTAGAGCTTAAGGACATTCCCCTTCTTGCACCGAAAGATCGTGCCAAGACAAACTATaagattttgaattcaaattgggAAAGAAGAAAAGCTGAAAATCCTTCCAAGCAGCCGTCTTTAGCTTGGGCAATTCTGAAGTCATTCTGGAAGGAAGCAGCTTGCAATGCCATCTTTGCCTTGTTGAACACCTTTGTTTCATACGTTGGTCCGTACATGATTAGCTATTTTGTTGATTATCTGGGGGGTAAGGAGACTTTCCCTCACGAGGGCTATATTCTTGCTGGGATATTCTTCTCAGCCAAGCTTGTGGAGACGTTAACAACCCGGCAATGGTATCTTGGGGTTGACATCTTGGGTATGCAAGTAAGGTCAGCTTTAACAGCAATGGTGTACCGAAAGGGACTGAAGCTGTCGAGCTTGGCCAAGCAAAATCACACTAGTGGAGAGGTTGTTAACTACATGGCAATTGATGTCCAAAGAATAGGGGATTACTCTTGGTATCTCCATGATATATGGATGCTTCCCCTGCAAATAGTTCTTGCTCTTGCAATTTTGTATAAGAATGTTGGAATTGCTTCCTTTGCAACTTTGATTGCCACCATTATCTCCATTGTTATCACAATCCCCGTGGCTAGGATACAAGAAGATTATCAAGACAAATTAATGGCTGCCAAGGATGAAAGGATGAGGAAAACATCAGAGTGCCTCAGGAACATGAGGATTCTGAAGTTGCAGGCTTGGGAGGACAGGTATAGAGTAAAATTGGAGGAGATGCGAGGTGTTGAGTTCCGGTGGCTTCGGAAAGCCCTCTATTCACAAGCTTTTATTACCTTCATTTTCTGGAGCTCTCCCATATTTGTTTCAGCTGTCACTTTTGGTACTTCTATATTGTTAGGTGATCAGCTCACAGCGGGAAGTGTTCTTTCTGCTTTGGCTACCTTCAGAATACTACAAGAACCACTGAGGAATTTCCCTGACTTGGTGTCGATGATGGCCCAGACTAAAGTTTCTCTTGATAGAATTTCCGGATTCCTGCAGGAGGAAGAGTTGCAGGAAGATGCAACCATTGTTCTGCCTCGAAGCATTACAAACTTGGCCATAGAAATTAAAGATGCTGCATTCTGCTGGgacccttcttcttcttcaaggcTCACATTATCAGGGATACAAATGAAAGTCGAGAGGGGGATGCGGGTAGCTGTTTGTGGCGTGGTTGGTTCTGGCAAATCAAGCTTTCTCTCCTGCATCCTTGGCGAGATTCCCAAAATCTCTGGCGAA gTGAGAATTTGTGGCACCGCTGCTTATGTCTCACAGTCAGCATGGATACAATCTggaaatattgaagaaaatattatattcgGAAGTCCAATGGATAAAGCAAAGTATAAAAACGTAATCAATGCTTGTTCACTGAAAAAGGATTTGGAACTCTTCTCACATGGTGATCAGACAATTATTGGTGATAGAGGTATAAACTTGAGTGGTGGCCAGAAGCAGCGGGTTCAACTAGCAAGAGCATTATATCAAGATGCAGACATTTATTTGCTTGATGATCCCTTCAGTGCTGTTGATGCGCATACTGGTTCAGAGTTGTTCAAG GAATACATATTGACAGCATTAGCAAGTAAGACTGTGGTTTTTGTGACCCATCAGGTTGAATTTCTGCCTGCTGCCGATTTAATTCTG GTTCTCAAGGAAGGCCGCATAATACAGGCAGGGAAATATGATGAACTTTTGCAAGCAGGAACTGACTTTAACACCTTAGTCTCAGCTCACAATGAAGCAATTGGGGCTATGGATATTCTAAATCACTCATCAGATGAATCAGATGAAAATTTGTTGTTGGATGGATCTGCCACACTACATAAAAAATGCAATGCGTCAGAATGTAGTATTGAAAGCTTAGCAAAGGAAGTGCAAGAGAGTGCATCAGCTTCAGATCAGAAAGCaatcaaagagaaaaagaaaggaaaacgttcaaggaaaaagCAGCTTGTTCAGGAAGAGGAAAGAGTAAGAGGAAGAGTCAACATGAAGGTTTACTTGTCCTATATGGCTGCAGCATATAAAGGCTTATTGATTCCACTCATAATCCTTGCACAAgcttcatttcaatttcttcaaataGCTAGTAATTGGTGGATGGCATGGGCAAATCCCCAAATGGAAGGAGGCCAGCCTAGAGTGAGCCCTATGGTCCTTCTTGGTGTTTATATGGCCCTTGCTTTTGGGAGCTCGTGGTTTATATTTGTCAGGGCTGTTCTGGTTGCTACATTTGGTTTAGCAGCAGCTCAGAAATTGTTTCTGAAGATGCTTAGAAGTGTGTTCCGAGCACCAATGTCTTTTTTTGACTCTACTCCAGCTGGACGGATCTTGAATCGT GTGTCAATTGATCAAAGTGTAGTGGATCTTGATATTCCTTTCAGGCTTGGTGGATTTGCTTCAACTACCATACAGCTTTTTGGGATTGTTGGTGTAATGACCAAAGTCACCTGGCAAGTTTTGTTGCTTGTTGTTCCAATGGCTGTTGCTTGCTTCTGGATGCAG AAATACTACATGGCTTCATCAAGGGAACTGGTCCGTATTGTTAGCATCCAGAAATCTCCAATCATCCATCTTTTTGGTGAGACAATTGCAGGAGCAGCCACAATAAGGGGCTTTGGGCAAGAGAAGAGGTTCCTGAAGAGGAATCTGTATCTTCTTGATTGTTTTGCTCGTCCATTCTTTTGCAGTCTTGCTGCTATCGAGTGGCTCTGCCTACGCATGGAATTGCTTTCAACCTTTGTATTTGCTTTCTGCATGGTTTTACTTGTTAGCTTTCCCCAGGGAAGTATTGATCCAA GCATGGCAGGGCTTGCTGTGACATATGGCCTTAATTTAAATGCACGCTTATCACGGTGGATACTTAGCTTTTGCAAGctcgaaaataaaattatttccatTGAAAGGATCTATCAGTACAGCCAACTTCCTGGTGAAGCCCCACCAGTTATAGAGGATTCTCGCCCTCCATCCTCGTGGCCAGAGAATGGAACAATTGATCTGATCGATTTAAAG GTTCGTTATGGTGAGAATCTTCCTATGGTGCTTCATGGGATATCCTGTACTTTTCCTGGTGggaacaaaattggaattgtGGGACGAACTGGAAGTGGTAAATCTACACTGATACAAGCATTATTTCGGTTAATTGAACCAGCTAGTGGGAGGATCATTATAGACAACATCGATATTTCTTCAATTGGCCTCCATGATCTTCGTAGCCGCCTGAGTATCATACCCCAGGATCCTACTTTATTCGAAGGGACCATTAGGGGAAACCTTGATCCCCTTGAAGAGCATTCAGATCAGGAAATTTGGCAG GCTCTTGATAAGTCTCAACTAGGACAGATAGTCCGACAGAAAGAGCAAAAGCTTGACTCACTAG TTGTGGAAAATGGAGATAACTGGAGTGTGGGACAGCGGCAACTTGTTGCCCTGGGTCGTGCTTTGCTTAAGCAGGCAAGAATTCTGGTGCTTGATGAAGCGACGGCATCTGTTGATACAGCTACTGATAATCTCATTCAAAAGATTATCCGGACAGAGTTTAAGAATTGCACGGTGTGCACAATTGCACATCGCATCCCAACTGTCATTGACAGTGACCTTGTTCTGGTTCTCAGTGATG GTCTAGTTGCGGAGTTTGATACTCCAACACGGCTGTTAGAGGATAAATCATCCATGTTTCTAAAGCTGGTAACAGAGTATTCTTCAAGGTCAAGTGGCATACCGGATTTTTGA
- the LOC133691912 gene encoding uncharacterized protein LOC133691912 — MGQKRIKIELIRKEKSRMLTFRKRKAGLLKKASEFSILCGVDACVIIFGPKEKDDHQPVAPETWPPSSEEVRCIINRYKGSDQPRRCYQVSDYFADKKKQIDSELARLHKQIIKAKYPAWDDRLNRLYADQLRVIVGHLDTKIDLADKKLGSFNANQYVMGAPGVQAASLSPSVSHDMESYMKSRDDNFLQLIHNSNPFDAQPPMVFYPEQSSHVTNLLERKCSNGYSTDLQVYYEPRPLDDQLPVGFQSKQTSHGTTRNASFWESNNGNCYSTDLQLYLEPNPLNVQPPMHFQPKQNAHRTSSYLHAMEDAIMKMACDPNTSDQFGCKLSSSSNLPCANRTPWMWDNVWFNNADSSLSYISPTKQPIMPSIQFPMSSFPHQMQSSEASDFTGNLGFEGKGQGYN; from the coding sequence ATGGGtcaaaaaagaatcaaaatagaATTGATAAGGAAGGAGAAATCTCGTATGCTTACATTCAGGAAGAGGAAGGCAGGTTTGCTTAAAAAGGCTTCTGAGTTCTCTATTCTTTGCGGTGTTGATGCATGCGTAATAATCTTTGGACCAAAGGAGAAGGATGATCATCAGCCTGTAGCACCTGAGACTTGGCCTCCAAGTTCTGAAGAGGTTAGGTGTATTATCAATAGGTACAAGGGTAGTGATCAACCAAGAAGATGTTATCAGGTTTCTGATTACTTTGCTGATAAAAAGAAACAGATTGATTCTGAGCTTGCAAGATTGCACAAGCAAATTATCAAAGCTAAGTACCCTGCATGGGATGATCGTCTCAACAGGCTTTATGCAGATCAATTAAGGGTTATTGTTGGTCATTTGGATACTAAAATTGATCTTGCTGACAAGAAACTAGGAAGTTTCAACGCAAATCAGTATGTCATGGGTGCACCAGGGGTGCAGGCTGCCTCGCTTAGTCCAAGCGTTTCTCACGATATGGAAAGCTACATGAAGAGCAGAGATGACAATTTCCTGCAGCTTATTCACAATTCGAATCCCTTTGATGCTCAACCACCTATGGTATTCTACCCTGAGCAGAGTTCTCACGTGACCAACTTACTGGAGAGGAAGTGTAGCAATGGCTACTCAACAGACTTGCAGGTTTACTATGAACCAAGGCCTTTAGATGATCAGTTACCGGTCGGTTTCCAATCTAAACAGACTTCTCATGGGACTACAAGGAATGCAAGTTTTTGGGAGAGCAACAATGGCAACTGCTATTCAACAGACCTGCAACTTTACTTAGAACCAAATCCATTGAACGTTCAACCACCAATGCATTTCCAACCTAAGCAGAATGCTCATAGGACTTCGTCATATCTACATGCAATGGAAGATGCGATTATGAAGATGGCTTGCGATCCGAATACCAGCGATCAATTTGGTTGTAAGCTGTCTAGTAGTAGTAATCTGCCTTGTGCTAACCGCACACCATGGATGTGGGATAATGTATGGTTCAACAATGCTGATTCCTCATTGAGCTATATTTCTCCAACCAAGCAGCCAATTATGCCATCTATACAATTTCCCATGTCAAGCTTTCCTCATCAGATGCAGTCTTCTGAAGCAAGTGATTTCACTGGTAACCTTGGGTTTGAAGGGAAGGGTCAAGGCTACAACTAG